The proteins below come from a single Oxyura jamaicensis isolate SHBP4307 breed ruddy duck chromosome 1, BPBGC_Ojam_1.0, whole genome shotgun sequence genomic window:
- the MB gene encoding myoglobin, with protein MGLSDQEWQNVLTIWGKVEADLAGHGHAVLMRLFQDHPETLDRFEKFKGLKTPDQMKGSEDLKKHGVTVLTQLGKILKQKGNHEAELKPLAQTHATKHKIPVKYLEFISEVIIKVIAEKHSADFGADAQAAMKKALELFRNDMASKYKEFGFQG; from the exons ATGGGGCTCAGCGACCAGGAGTGGCAGAACGTCCTCACCATCTGGGGGAAAGTGGAGGCCGACCTCGCCGGCCACGGGCATGCGGTTTTGATGAG ACTCTTTCAGGACCACCCTGAGACCTTGGATCGCTTTGAAAAGTTCAAAGGCCTGAAGACCCCCGATCAGATGAAGGGCTCTGAAGATCTGAAGAAACACGGAGTTACTGTCCTCACCCAGCTGGGCAAAATCCTGAAGCAGAAGGGTAATCATGAAGCAGAGTTGAAGCCCCTGGCTCAAACCCATGCCACAAAGCACAAAATCCCTGTCAAATATCTGGAG TTCATTTCTGAAGTCATTATCAAGGTCATTGCTGAAAAGCACTCTGCAGACTTTGGGGCTGATGCCCAGGCTGCGATGAAGAAGGCCCTGGAGCTGTTCCGAAATGACATGGCCAGCAAGTACAAGGAGTTCGGTTTCCAGGGTTAG